The genomic segment agagagagagagagagagagagagagagagagagaacgagcgAGAAGGAGATagggaaagaggaagagagaggaagagagagaaagagagagagagagagagagaaagagaaaaagagagatagcgCGACCGTGCGAGTTATCGCAGTTAAGTGAGGTTAGGATCGCCAATTAAATTCGTGATCACGCAATTGTCAGATCGCTGAGTCGGCAGTCTCCGAGGTTACCTGGAAGACGAGAATTTATAGAGATCAGACTACGATGCCCCGAAGAATACGAGCGTATGAATTATCTCGGCGATCGCCGAAGAGACGATTACGCGTTTACGTGTGAAGAAAATCGCGACACGCAAAAGAACCTCACGTTCCACGAACGTGACAGCGTGAGTCACGTCGTAATATTAGACGCGTTTTTTATTCGCGGatgacaatataaaataataaattattatataagggATACGTGTGGCTCCCTTTACCTTCCTTTCCTTCTTCCAGAAATTATAATCGATAGAGGACACCCGGGAATCTTCGGTGGAAGTGTATCGTTGTTTTGTATCACTCCTGTGTTAGCGAGAAGTCAACTTCATTGAGATCATAAATTTATGTCCATGGGCCGTTGTGGTGCGTGCGAACAGTATCGATCATAGTGCCATCAGCGACGGATACGCCCGCGATCGATCCGTTTTTCAAGTCGAGTTGAATTTAGTTTCGAATAACCGTACGGTCGGAAAAAAAACGGCACTTCTCTCTCGGTGAGTCTCGCGGTCGGGcttttatttcattctatGTCGTTTTCGTAAACGGCATGCCTTTCCCCCACTTCCTTCCTACAGCAAGGCTACCAaatgcacaaatatatatattcttttcgcAATCGAAATTCGATTGTTCAAGAGATATATCGATTCGCGCGATATCGCTCGATCGCGCAATTATGCAGCTACACAGTtcacatttttcatatatgtattttctttcacAAAATTATGCTGTTTTAGATGATTTCATGATTTCATAGGGATTCGTGAAActcgtaatttaattttaaaataatttaatataaaaagggagatgtatattttacacacctacacacagacacatatatgtataaaatatatatacatctccctttttatattaaattattttaaaattaaattacgaattccacaaactatatatatatatatatatatatatggaataaatattttttctacatataaaatatacctcTATATTATAACTTAACTAGATGTAAATGAATATAGATATCGTTTCACatggttttaattaaaaaaatatcaacatgagattataacaatgttaaaatagaaattgtagTACATACTGTTATTGCTAGTATTACAGTTAAATGAGACGTTTAATCTCGTATAATCGCTTGCCTTTATTTCATAATGTCGCCGGTACCAATGGGATCGTCCTCGTCGATCTGATAATCCGTGAAATCCATAGGAACCTGATGCTTCTGCTGGTGCACCTTCAACGAGCTGAGTTGCGTGAATTTCTTTGGACAATACACGCAAGCATATGGTTTAATATCCAAATGTATGCGCATGTGACGAATAAAATGGCTCTGATGGTGAAACCTTTTGCTACAAACGTTACACACGTACGGACGTTCATTCGTGTGTGTTCTACTGTGAATCTTCAAGTCAAATCTCTTGAAGAAAGTCTTGCCGCAGGTCTGGCAAACATGATCGCGCTGTTTCAAATGATCCCTTTTCACATGTTCCTatgtagaataaattattaattatttttattagacatACGTAGAATAATACTGAtactaataaattacatattgatCGACTTACATTTACTTGTGACAAAGTGCTGTAGACTTTTGGACAAATGTCACAAACGAACTTTTGCGGCCCATCCAAGCTATGATTGTTCACAATATGCTTGTTCAGAGTAGATTTCCATGCAAACGATATTCCACAATCCTTACAGTGAAATTTTTGCTGATCCGTAAAATGTATGCCGATATGCTGCTTGTAATTGTACGCTGTCGAGAATGTTTTATTGCAAACGGaacaatgaaaatttttcaaggtgattttcagttttttcggTTCTTCTGATGTCTTGACACAATTCTCTTTACTTACACTTTCATTGGTAATTGTGTCTTTATACAAATGCTGTGTGCTATTGTCCGaatacttttctttattttccatGGCTTGATTACTACTAATATTTTCATCtaatggaatattattttcgacatatgtaaaaaagtcTGATTTACTTTTGGAACaatctgttattttattactatcttCCAAAACGTTTAAAcaatctttgttaatattagcttgtatgaaattttgattttcttcGATAATTTGAGAATCCTGTAACAGTTCCAATAGCTGTTCACCATCATTTTGAATTAAACGTATCATCGAAGGTTCTTTATACGTTGAACATTCTACACCGATATCGGAAACTTCCAATTCTAAAAATCTCTCACAATTTTCGTAATTCAGTCTTTCAAATGCTTCAAAGCCTGTTTCAACATATTTGTCAAAATCCGTATGCGACTCCAATAATtccaaattttcaaaattgtaagCTTGTTGTAAATTTTGTTGGAAATGTTCGCCATGACATAGAACAGAGAAATTCTTCTCCCCTCCTTGAGATTCAAGCTGCGTATAGTTAAattcgttatttatattaagagCGTCCAAACTTTGTTGATGTTGTATGTGATCACTTTTCCTATTACtttctttcaaatttgaatttattttttcacaatctCCAAAAGCGTTTGCAGCTTCCTCTGTTGCATTCTCCAAATTTTTTCCACAtgaaacattttgtttttctgttaaattatttattatatattcataaaattgttCACCAGTTTCTGTCTGTACTAAACGCAACATTGGCTCTTCATTATTTAACgctatattatttgaattattgaaAGTCTCATTGtgctgtaataaattattttgatccTCGTTAGCAACAAGAGTGTATAATGCATCATTAGCAATAATACTCTCAGAATGTTGGGATTTTATTGTATGATTAACATTAACATTGGCAAAATCTGTGTTATGGCAATATCGtgattcatttaatttcaacaTTCCCGAGTCAGAAAATCCCAAGTACAATTGATTAtcatcatttaataatttattgccttttctattttcaataataatttctttgcaTATTTGTTtaggtaaaaattttttatttgttgaaaCTTCACTAAAATTACAGATTTGCAAATTTGTTTCCACATTTGATGAATTCTTTATATCATTTGTGGAAGTCTCTTTACAAGTTTCTTGGATTGTATATGTGTTTGAGTCATTcaatctcaaaatattttcatcattatgAATGTCTGAGTCAGCATTTGGTTCTCTATCTCGAgatagaaaagtaaaattgtttttagatAATTGATAGCCTATGTCTTTGGATTGTATCTGTTCATTATACGTTCTATCTTGAGCAGAATTTGAAACAACAGTTTTATTCGTGGATAAGTTAATAGATTTAAGTCTTTCTTCAATCTCAGAAAAATGGTCCTGTAAATAATCGCGATTTGTACTCTCATTTTCTGTTAAATTACTTTCTTCAAATATTCATGCATTTTATAtcacatatctttatatatattttacaataactaAATCTAAAGTATCAAGTACTTACCGGCTTACTAGATCCAACATGAACAGTTCCCAAGGATAAACAAGTTTTGTTACTCATATCAGtattatattcgaaaattatCTCATTATGTTGTATATCTCTAGCAGTATTCTGGCTGACACATTTTTGTTCTGTACAAAGTATCTTTtgacttttatcttttatgtcATCACTTATTGTctgaaaaaatcaaaataaagaaatataaattatcttaaatatatctaacaaagtgtattataaataaagtgtttaatcagtattaaaaagttataaatttaatcatagtttttttacaactataatattttgacaatagtttttgaaataaactttttcttttattgtgaAAGCTTTTGAATAGAAAATACAATTGAAACTTCTTTGGCAAGATTTTGCAGCAGCATTAATGTTTCGTAATCAATGATTGCTTTGTTGCAATGCTTAAAAATTTCTActgtgatattaattataaatataaataaaatcaataaaaataataaattgttaccTTGTCGTTATTCAATGTATTCTTAGCTTGTGATTTATTGTTGATAAGACTAGTATTACAATACTGCTGTGTAAAGTCCTTTGGTGTATGTATTTGTTTGTGCTTTGCTAGCGAAGAAATTTGTGTGAAACGCTTATCACAAATTGGACATGCGTATGGCTTAATTCCTGTAATATGTgacatcaataaaaatattagcaaaTTCTTAGTTACTATATTTTCATGCTTGTACAAATTTtgagcaaattaattttacttcttattttatacattataacataaaaaaatctatatttattatatattaggtattcaatattttacctGTATGTATTCTACAGTGTCTTATAAGATTCGATATGTGATTGAACTTTTTTCCACAGACttcgcaaatataaaaattcgtaCCTAAATGAATATTCAAGTGCATACGCAAGTCTGCTTTACGAAAAAATCCTTTCTCACATATTTGGCATATGTGAGACTTTTCTCCCAGATGTTTACTTCGATAATGATAATTCAATTGCGAAGGACGATCAAAGACCGAGTTACATTGAAAACACTTGAAAATTTTCAGCATGTTGTGACGAATGCTCTTCTGTAATTTTGCTGTTAATTGTGAATCAAATTTCACGTTATTTTATCAGTGACaagctttttttcaaaacgatataaatgtaacatataacGATAGGGCAACCACGTAAAAGTGACAGATAGTAAAGTGACAACTGTACGTGTAcaaagattgaaaaagaaaaatatttcaattcttcgggggaattattaaatgtaaaattaaatataaagatattagattagagaagaaagaaagaggttCTACCTCGCAAAATCCTTTGTCTCACAAAATCTTCAGAAATACTTAATATTCCTAACCTCCAAATATCAACAGTAAAATACCAAAGAATGTTCGTCTACAAAACAACGCCCCTTGATGGCGCTGTAAGCAAATTCGAGAAAATTTGTCCACCAAGGGTGCGTTCGGAAATCTTTACCAATCAAGATAAAGGAATCTTGGCTTCTTTGCTCCGTTCTTTgactatataaataagaggtccgactgtatcaCGTGTTACGTTGGCAGCACTTGATTTTCGCACCTCTATCACGATTGGTATTGTTCGgacgtttattataattttgattttgaaagtAAACAGCGATTTAAAGTCCGTTGGTTAAATTTACAAACGAAACGTCTGGTTTCGTTTTACGCCCTGTGAGTTGTAAAATGTGTATAAGTacgctatattattttaattgaataattaaaattaaataaaagtaattattaagaacacCAGATCAGTTTAAAGTAAGTTTAATCTTCAAAAACGAAGATCCTTGAACTTGTGCTGTTTTATTGTGTTCATGTATATGTAGCGTTTCCGTATAATTTAGACacaaacatttatttgaaactataatttgtttataattctgGATAtgtacttataaatttttctgtaaatgaATTTTAGATACActtatttttcgtttattatattataaaccagaaggtttttttgttattgtcaacttgtttttttttcttgcaagaGAGAAGTAGAAGTTTCTCACAACGGGCGTTGGCAATCTATTTAGACACATAATGGGCAATTATATAACCAAATTGTTATTTCACACTAATGAAAACCAAAAAGAAAGCAATGAGCAAGTTAAGCAACAAGTGGCTACAGATAATAGTACGTGCACACCATTATCTGAGAAAAAGATGTTATGTGATCCACGTTCCGTTTCAGCAGAAATATCAAGAACTCCCATTGAGGTACAATTCcagtagaaatttttttatgtattatatattcatacaattttatgttgtactgtatatatataattttatataaaaacatactaataatttattttatgattatatagcAGTTAGCTACACAAGATAGTATGTGCACACCAAAACTTTCTGATAAAACAGTGCTGTGTGATCCACGTTCAATTTCAGCAGGAATTGCAAGAACCCCTATTGAGGTAAAACACTAGTAAGagtttgattatatatatgtatgtgtgaagacaattattatgcattatatatttaattttatgttttaaaaacaatatgtttatataacagGCAGTTATGCAAGAGAACAGTACATTACCTGCAAAAAGGGTGCTATGTGATCCACGTTCAATTTCAATAGGAATTTTAAGAACTCCAATTGAGGTAAATTTCTAGAGATAATATGATAagagaaaaacttttatatattatatattatatctatacagTTTTGATGttctaaaagaaatatctaattaattatcttaatatttaaataggtGGAGTGCACTCCAACTATAGTAGTTAAAAGAGCACCTAGTGCAATTCCAGAGTATTTACAAACaaagaaatatctcgaaaCTGACATGGACGTAGTGATGCCACCTCTAACACCGAAAAAACGTTTTGTACCCAAACGTTTAGATAGTGGTCAGGGATCAGAATCAGTATGtgttagttatatttatatttaatatatctgtttttttcCCTATATATTCTGGATGAAATTGTAGCGTATAATTAgacttttcaaattttaaacaatatttgtatacttgataatatctataaatttaatttttaatatgcaaagcaaatattttatttatattgtgtgtaaataaattgttagtTTTACAAGAAAACTGATGAACCTGATTACTTTTCAGGATGAAAAACTATTCTTAATGTATTTCTGTTATAGGATGGAACACAAGGTTATTTAACGccaattattaatgaaaaaaagcgTCCAAAATCTATTACACCAATTGATAAGGAACGTTACACAATTTTGGGATTAGATCCTAGATCTCCAGCTGCAGATTTTGATAGAACACCTATTTTAATGCCGAAATCCATTGCATTAATAAAGGCGCGCCAGGAAGCTTTGAGTCGCAGGGACAGTTACGAATCAGAAATTTACAATCCAACAAATTCACACCGAGAAATTAGTACATCAGTTAATATTCCAAAAATACAATTGTTATCCGATACTTCGGAAATTCCGAAAACGTTAGATATGGAGGAACAGTGTGAATCACATGTATTCTGCACCTCTCAACAATCTGATTCTGATTCAAGTGTTATTGAAAGCGAGGaggaaattacaattattaagaacccaaaatgtaaaaatgagaCGGAAAAATCGTTGATATCAGGCAAACAGACAGTTGCAAccgatgagaaaaaaaatgaagatacAACCAAAGATAATTGCAAAGATATTGAACATGATATGAAAACGATGCATATAAAGGATGACAGTATTGAAGTATGGTATGATTCAATATCATCAGAGGAGAATATTACAGGTAAGGAGGAGGAGAAAAACATTGTAGAAACGTTACCTAAAAAGAAAACTGCTAaagaagatataattataatgtttgatGACTGTACCACAACTAGTACTTTACCAAAACcgataaaaatagaagaagaTTGTCAGAAAAAGGGAGATATTggaggaagaaaaaagaagaccAAAATAGATGCTACACCTatatcaaatgaaaaaaagattttcagtCTTGAGACCAAAATCTCTGGAACTGAAACGCTTAAGGTAATTTATGATATCAtgaaatcatatatatgtgtataagttatgtttacaaatactaataaataGTTCCTTCCTTTAGAATCGAACACCTTTTGGCAATCGGTCTAATAATGATCCAGTACAAATCATAAACTCACCGCAACACTTATCAAGAAACAAGACTGTGTGTACTAAAACACAGCAAGAGAATACACCACCATGTAAGATGAACAATGCAAAGACTAAAAATGGACGTCATTGGGATCCAAATActacagtttttatttaagtgatagagataaaatgacatttaagTCAGtcctaatttatttttaaataaaaaaaatagaataggaaaaaaacaataattaaacttgttttaaatgttcttttttttaaattatcacaatTGCAAGTTAAAAtaggttttatatacattcattttgagaaataaattatgtaactataaaatataaaaatttgcatactaaatttatatttattataattcagttttttaaacattaatttaagtgTCATGTTTCTGCATCGCTGCACGAATTTGAGATTTCGCCGCTTGAATTGAATATTGAAGATCTTTGCTGGATTGTATTAAATGCGTTACActgaaaatatacatttgaaaatcagattaaaataatataagatttaagATGATATACatagaacaaaaaatttataatgtacaaaacaTATAGAATATCTCAAGAAAGTAGCGCCACGTTACTTTATAGTGTGAAAATgtcagttaaaataaatttgtacttgtattttaaaaagaaaatttgagatatcctatatacaaatatattggagatatatatactttggATCTTTTATAACTATcttcttttttgtaatatcaGGCTTTTCCAATAACTTCACGGTAATTCCgctttctactttttttacattacaaaacACATTTGTTTTCTCAACGGAATTTGATTTCGCGATATTTCTGGTATCTATCAACCGCGGGCGAACAATTTTAACTTTCGTATAGTTATCGATATATTGGCCTTTGTAATTTTTCCTCTTTTGCATGTTTAATTTTGGATTTCTGTTTGGCTGCTGAATCCCTGTCTGTATCACTGCTTCAGTCGGTTGATATGGTGCTGGTAATGATTCTGATCCAGATGCGATGCTGTTATTACAATTCCAGTTTATCGGTAAATGAGGTTCAGATACAGGTCGTGGATCTATGTTCTGAGGTATTCCGTTACAAATAGATGACAATGTTTCTCCAGGATAGCAATGTTTGAGTCGTTCTTTAGTAAGGGGCAAAGCaggatttttctttcttctatgATACTGTTCTctgtaatcaatatttaatattaatttgagacTATGCATGTTATAAcacattcatataatttttaaaataatacttatccACTActtctaaaataatacttataaataatatacttattacattaaaaaatttacatgatatttactgtatattattatatattatttttattgtttttattattattattattatgtacatgtaatattatttaaaaaaaaacatactttggAACGAATTTTGCTGGTTTTGTTAAGTCCTGCTGATTCCTTTTTATCTGTATTGCTACCTCTTTACGGCGTTGTATAAGTTTTGCCCTTGTTTCTGCCACAGTTTCTAGCTCAGGGACATAAAAAACATGCAGAACTCctccaaaataatttttattatcaagcaATCGTTTTGCTACCCTGTGTAGAGAATAATTCGGTTAAAAATACTGATTCCAATAGTGATTTGCTAATACTGTTTTATTGATAGAGGAATATATACCTTGCACTTTGAATACGTGCGTAATGTACATGATACGTTTCTGTAAATTCCTCTGAAGGATATTCAGTCACCAATTGAATTGCTTTCACATTTCCAAAAGGATAAACAAGCTTCCTCACTTCTTCCCCCAATTGTACTTTTGGTACTCCACATATTAGCAAATGCTGCGATTCATCGTTAATTGTGTAAACCTGTTACACAGAGCTACTACGTCAAGGAAATATTGCGAACAACACATATaactgtttattaatataatttttggaagttctcattcatatataatttaaagtattcaaaattactacacatatatataatgtatatatcaaCATAATATGCTTGAATTGATATGTAAATTGctgaaaaagtatatttattgtatgtttcctatcaatttatatcaaacacagcaaaaaaaaatatatatatatatatattaattacttcatttttaaacaaaattcttttattcgtacaacattacgtatatatatagtatgcgTTGtactaataaaagaaatttgtctgtttaaaaatgaagtaattattattgcaatagcACACAAATACACACAATTActatagataaattagataattttatataatattaatatagttaatttaCTACCTTCTTAATctaataatctcttttttaatctaatatagtacaaaataaagGATTAATTCTAACGAGGCgaatagaatagaaatttGAGATTTTTAGATTAGGATACGTGTCCCCAACGCTACCTTGACTGCTGTCAATCTTTTTCCTTGTCTGTAAAGCGGTCGGGTTTGACACAATTTTTGTTGCACGTGATGTGGCATGTGCGTAATCatagcttttttttcttcctctgcCATAATGTGAAACACTATGTATCCTTTCAACACTTTCTCGTTTAATAATGAAGATGACAAGtctaaaaaaaaggattaaatacaaatgaaagtgacattaaatattaatacattaaattaatgacaatataacaatacaatcgacaagattttattcttgtaaaacttaatatattcGAGGTTAAAAATTTACACCTGTCGACAAGATGTATAACTTTAAACGGAAATGTCTCGTTCTTCAAGgcaaaaaatatgattgtgCGAGGTGCAAAAGAATCACATCGCGTTGAAGACACCTTCGGATTTGACGAGCCGACCGAAGGTACCCGGCTTTGGCATTGTTTCAGGTTAGGTTACAGTTTCACTTCTCCACACCAACGCGACGCACTTGCCGGACCTGcgattgttattatataaatataatcaaagtcGTAGCAAAGCGTCAGCGAGAAAGATTCATAGCTTGCACACTCTAGCGATCATATAATAAACCAAGTGCGTCCAACAGAAGAATTGCGTAGGAACTTCCGGCTCAAACCGGAAGTAAAGGCATTCCTgacatacgtatgtatatacatacatacatacgctTTCAAGTAGAGTCCCTGATgttgctctctctttctagaCAGGTCACGTGACCCAAGAACAACAGTCGCGCTCGTTCCAGTTCAATGTTTCAACGCGACACGTACAGATGGCTCGCTGAGCGCGAGCTTTTTCCGCGGGGCAAGTTTCGCATCTTGGTCACGCCGGCGGAAGTGGTGGCCGAAGTCGGACGTCGGACGGATGTCGTCGCCCaagagagggaggaagagagagcgagagagtaatgGCGTTCGCGGCGGGCACACATTCTCGCAGTTCGTCTGTTACACGCTGTTGACTGGATGCCGAGTGGAAGTTAGACTTGGTCTCTTGGCTCCGTTGACTCGTCTCGTCTCACCGAGTGCTCGCCCACTCTCTCCGGATCGGGCTCAAACACGTTGAACGGTTCGCGAGCGACGCCCGAGAAGCCGTCCCTCGGACACGGAAAGTTTCGCGGAAGCGTGGCGGCCGAGCTGGTGGTTGTGTACGTTCCCATTCCGCGTCGCGTGAACGGAAGGAACTCCCGAGGTTTACTTGTCTTAACACGATTATCCGATTATATCGAGTCCTGATGAGATAGCCAAGGAACTGAGTATCCCCGGAATCTCACGCGTGCGTCTTCATCGTTCGCGAATTGTGTACTTTTCGTCAGTCCAACGTGTTTTGTGGAGCATCGTGACGTGTACGTGTTTTCTTCAACTACCTACTATCCAATATGATAATTCGATTAatgactttttattaaaaaaaaatat from the Anoplolepis gracilipes chromosome 11, ASM4749672v1, whole genome shotgun sequence genome contains:
- the LOC140670865 gene encoding uncharacterized protein isoform X2, which codes for MLKIFKCFQCNSVFDRPSQLNYHYRSKHLGEKSHICQICEKGFFRKADLRMHLNIHLGIKPYACPICDKRFTQISSLAKHKQIHTPKDFTQQYCNTSLINNKSQAKNTLNNDKTISDDIKDKSQKILCTEQKCVSQNTARDIQHNEIIFEYNTDMSNKTCLSLGTVHVGSSKPDHFSEIEERLKSINLSTNKTVVSNSAQDRTYNEQIQSKDIGYQLSKNNFTFLSRDREPNADSDIHNDENILRLNDSNTYTIQETCKETSTNDIKNSSNVETNLQICNFSEVSTNKKFLPKQICKEIIIENRKGNKLLNDDNQLYLGFSDSGMLKLNESRYCHNTDFANVNVNHTIKSQHSESIIANDALYTLVANEDQNNLLQHNETFNNSNNIALNNEEPMLRLVQTETGEQFYEYIINNLTEKQNVSCGKNLENATEEAANAFGDCEKINSNLKESNRKSDHIQHQQSLDALNINNEFNYTQLESQGGEKNFSVLCHGEHFQQNLQQAYNFENLELLESHTDFDKYVETGFEAFERLNYENCERFLELEVSDIGVECSTYKEPSMIRLIQNDGEQLLELLQDSQIIEENQNFIQANINKDCLNVLEDSNKITDCSKSKSDFFTYVENNIPLDENISSNQAMENKEKYSDNSTQHLYKDTITNESVSKENCVKTSEEPKKLKITLKNFHCSVCNKTFSTAYNYKQHIGIHFTDQQKFHCKDCGISFAWKSTLNKHIVNNHSLDGPQKFVCDICPKVYSTLSQVNEHVKRDHLKQRDHVCQTCGKTFFKRFDLKIHSRTHTNERPYVCNVCSKRFHHQSHFIRHMRIHLDIKPYACVYCPKKFTQLSSLKVHQQKHQVPMDFTDYQIDEDDPIGTGDIMK
- the LOC140670866 gene encoding uncharacterized protein isoform X2: MGNYITKLLFHTNENQKESNEQVKQQVATDNSTCTPLSEKKMLCDPRSVSAEISRTPIELATQDSMCTPKLSDKTVLCDPRSISAGIARTPIEAVMQENSTLPAKRVLCDPRSISIGILRTPIEVECTPTIVVKRAPSAIPEYLQTKKYLETDMDVVMPPLTPKKRFVPKRLDSGQGSESDGTQGYLTPIINEKKRPKSITPIDKERYTILGLDPRSPAADFDRTPILMPKSIALIKARQEALSRRDSYESEIYNPTNSHREISTSVNIPKIQLLSDTSEIPKTLDMEEQCESHVFCTSQQSDSDSSVIESEEEITIIKNPKCKNETEKSLISGKQTVATDEKKNEDTTKDNCKDIEHDMKTMHIKDDSIEVWYDSISSEENITGKEEEKNIVETLPKKKTAKEDIIIMFDDCTTTSTLPKPIKIEEDCQKKGDIGGRKKKTKIDATPISNEKKIFSLETKISGTETLKNRTPFGNRSNNDPVQIINSPQHLSRNKTVCTKTQQENTPPCKMNNAKTKNGRHWDPNTTVFI
- the LOC140670867 gene encoding uncharacterized protein — encoded protein: MAEEEKKAMITHMPHHVQQKLCQTRPLYRQGKRLTAVKVYTINDESQHLLICGVPKVQLGEEVRKLVYPFGNVKAIQLVTEYPSEEFTETYHVHYARIQSARVAKRLLDNKNYFGGVLHVFYVPELETVAETRAKLIQRRKEVAIQIKRNQQDLTKPAKFVPKEQYHRRKKNPALPLTKERLKHCYPGETLSSICNGIPQNIDPRPVSEPHLPINWNCNNSIASGSESLPAPYQPTEAVIQTGIQQPNRNPKLNMQKRKNYKGQYIDNYTKVKIVRPRLIDTRNIAKSNSVEKTNVFCNVKKVESGITVKLLEKPDITKKKIVIKDPNVTHLIQSSKDLQYSIQAAKSQIRAAMQKHDT
- the LOC140670866 gene encoding uncharacterized protein isoform X1 is translated as MGNYITKLLFHTNENQKESNEQVKQQVATDNSTCTPLSEKKMLCDPRSVSAEISRTPIEQLATQDSMCTPKLSDKTVLCDPRSISAGIARTPIEAVMQENSTLPAKRVLCDPRSISIGILRTPIEVECTPTIVVKRAPSAIPEYLQTKKYLETDMDVVMPPLTPKKRFVPKRLDSGQGSESDGTQGYLTPIINEKKRPKSITPIDKERYTILGLDPRSPAADFDRTPILMPKSIALIKARQEALSRRDSYESEIYNPTNSHREISTSVNIPKIQLLSDTSEIPKTLDMEEQCESHVFCTSQQSDSDSSVIESEEEITIIKNPKCKNETEKSLISGKQTVATDEKKNEDTTKDNCKDIEHDMKTMHIKDDSIEVWYDSISSEENITGKEEEKNIVETLPKKKTAKEDIIIMFDDCTTTSTLPKPIKIEEDCQKKGDIGGRKKKTKIDATPISNEKKIFSLETKISGTETLKNRTPFGNRSNNDPVQIINSPQHLSRNKTVCTKTQQENTPPCKMNNAKTKNGRHWDPNTTVFI
- the LOC140670865 gene encoding uncharacterized protein isoform X1, which gives rise to MLKIFKCFQCNSVFDRPSQLNYHYRSKHLGEKSHICQICEKGFFRKADLRMHLNIHLGTNFYICEVCGKKFNHISNLIRHCRIHTGIKPYACPICDKRFTQISSLAKHKQIHTPKDFTQQYCNTSLINNKSQAKNTLNNDKTISDDIKDKSQKILCTEQKCVSQNTARDIQHNEIIFEYNTDMSNKTCLSLGTVHVGSSKPDHFSEIEERLKSINLSTNKTVVSNSAQDRTYNEQIQSKDIGYQLSKNNFTFLSRDREPNADSDIHNDENILRLNDSNTYTIQETCKETSTNDIKNSSNVETNLQICNFSEVSTNKKFLPKQICKEIIIENRKGNKLLNDDNQLYLGFSDSGMLKLNESRYCHNTDFANVNVNHTIKSQHSESIIANDALYTLVANEDQNNLLQHNETFNNSNNIALNNEEPMLRLVQTETGEQFYEYIINNLTEKQNVSCGKNLENATEEAANAFGDCEKINSNLKESNRKSDHIQHQQSLDALNINNEFNYTQLESQGGEKNFSVLCHGEHFQQNLQQAYNFENLELLESHTDFDKYVETGFEAFERLNYENCERFLELEVSDIGVECSTYKEPSMIRLIQNDGEQLLELLQDSQIIEENQNFIQANINKDCLNVLEDSNKITDCSKSKSDFFTYVENNIPLDENISSNQAMENKEKYSDNSTQHLYKDTITNESVSKENCVKTSEEPKKLKITLKNFHCSVCNKTFSTAYNYKQHIGIHFTDQQKFHCKDCGISFAWKSTLNKHIVNNHSLDGPQKFVCDICPKVYSTLSQVNEHVKRDHLKQRDHVCQTCGKTFFKRFDLKIHSRTHTNERPYVCNVCSKRFHHQSHFIRHMRIHLDIKPYACVYCPKKFTQLSSLKVHQQKHQVPMDFTDYQIDEDDPIGTGDIMK